A stretch of the Capsicum annuum cultivar UCD-10X-F1 chromosome 10, UCD10Xv1.1, whole genome shotgun sequence genome encodes the following:
- the LOC107845658 gene encoding cardiolipin synthase (CMP-forming), mitochondrial — translation MYAWKKCYTSMTIFKSIQALISRNRKFHSNSLTSSRTFSSSTIPLTPLLNVDPFVSYRSRRHFLFRPSFLSPLTAAVNFCPLFLSSPPCKLSQSATSLHLQSDFVLVFPGVSALRLQFPTTYKLCFESTPRRLEKEKNDKQWKESSSQLAVEVRDSFLNLPNLISLSRMISGPFLAWMIIQDMYLPALVGLAVSGATDWLDGFMARRMRINSVVGSYLDPLADKVLIAFVALAMVDKGLLHPGLVSLVVLRDVALVGGAVYKRASILEWKWSSWYEFFNLDGARPQKVEPLFISKVNTVLQLALVAAALLQPDLGNAETQTYITYLSWLVAMTTVGSTVAYGAQHLRSGATLKNRL, via the exons ATGTATGCATGGAAAAAATGCTACACATCAATGACGATTTTCAAATCAATTCAAGCCCTAATATCTCGAAATCGAAAGTTCCATTCCAACTCTCTCACTTCTTCTAGAACCTTCTCATCATCAACGATTCCATTAACGCCGTTACTTAATGTTGATCCTTTCGTCTCTTACCGGAGCCGCCGCCACTTCCTCTTCCGTCCCAGTTTCCTTTCTCCGTTAACCGCCGCCGTTAATTTCTGTCCACTTTTTCTATCTTCACCGCCTTGTAAACTTTCTCAGTCGGCAACTTCTTTACATCTTCAATCggattttgttcttgtttttccTGGAGTTAGTGCTCTTAGATTGCAATTTCCGACTACGTACAAATTATGCTTCGAATCGACGCCGCGTAGATTGGAAAAGGAGAAGAATGATAAGCAATGGAAAGAGTCTTCGTCTCAGCTGGCTGTTGAAGTTAGGGATAGTTTCCTTAACTTGCCCAATTTGATTTCGTTGAGTAGAATGATCTCTGGTCCATTTCTAGCATG GATGATTATACAGGATATGTATCTTCCTGCATTGGTTGGGCTAGCCGTTTCTGGGGCAACTGATTGG CTAGATGGGTTTATGGCGAGGAGGATGAGAATAAATTCCGTTGTTGGTTCTTATCTTGATCCTCTTGCTGACAAG GTTCTTATTGCATTTGTCGCTCTGGCAATGGTAGACAAGGGTCTTCTTCATC CTGGACTAGTTTCCCTGGTTGTGCTGCGTGATGTGGCCCTTGTTGGTGGTGCGGTATATAAAAGAGCTAGCATTTTAGAGTGGAAG TGGTCAAGCTGGTATGAGTTCTTCAACCTTGATGGTGCCCGTCCTCAGAAAGTTGAGCCTCTTTTTATAAGCAAG GTAAATACAGTTTTGCAATTGGCCCTCGTTGCTGCAGCTCTCCTTCAACCGGATCTGGGTAATGCGGAAACTCAAACATATATCACTTATCTCAG CTGGCTAGTAGCCATGACAACAGTAGGTTCAACTGTGGCCTATGGAGCACAACACCTTAGGAGTGGAGCTACATTGAAGAACAGACTCTAA